Proteins encoded by one window of Polaribacter haliotis:
- a CDS encoding type 1 glutamine amidotransferase, whose translation MTKNKLKLAILDMNNNQPNQGLRCIKEIAETFCEEVDFAVFDVRAKNEIPDTSYDIYISSGGPGSPLEEEIWRKPYLDLMQELWDINKNSYQKKHVFFICYSFQVMCNYFELGEIKLRKSTSFGILKVHKTKAGKKDLLLEGLHDPFYAVDSRDWQLIQPRLKVFKEHGASILSLEKIRTHVELERAIMAVRFSDEFVGTQFHPEADPVSMEAFFALPENKQIVINSFGEEKYEQMMDRMDDADKLIMTYNTILPKFITNAISTIQEPILS comes from the coding sequence ATGACAAAAAATAAATTAAAATTAGCAATATTAGACATGAACAACAACCAACCTAACCAAGGTTTACGTTGTATTAAAGAGATTGCTGAAACTTTTTGTGAAGAGGTAGATTTTGCTGTTTTTGATGTAAGAGCAAAAAATGAAATCCCTGATACTTCTTACGATATTTATATTTCAAGTGGAGGGCCAGGAAGCCCTTTAGAAGAAGAGATTTGGAGGAAACCCTATTTAGATTTAATGCAAGAATTATGGGATATCAATAAAAATTCTTATCAGAAAAAACATGTGTTTTTCATTTGTTATTCTTTTCAAGTAATGTGTAATTATTTTGAATTAGGAGAAATAAAATTAAGAAAAAGTACTTCTTTTGGTATTTTAAAAGTGCATAAAACAAAAGCTGGTAAAAAAGACTTGCTTTTAGAAGGTTTGCACGACCCTTTTTACGCTGTAGATTCCAGAGATTGGCAATTAATTCAACCAAGATTAAAAGTTTTTAAAGAGCATGGGGCTTCAATTTTAAGTTTAGAGAAAATTAGAACCCATGTAGAATTAGAGCGTGCAATTATGGCTGTTCGTTTTTCTGATGAATTTGTGGGAACACAATTTCATCCAGAAGCAGATCCAGTAAGTATGGAAGCATTTTTTGCTTTGCCTGAAAATAAGCAAATTGTAATTAACAGTTTTGGAGAAGAAAAATACGAACAAATGATGGATAGAATGGACGATGCTGATAAGCTAATTATGACGTATAATACCATTTTACCGAAGTTTATTACGAATGCAATTAGTACGATTCAAGAACCAATATTATCTTAA